The Mycoplasmopsis caviae sequence ATCATAATCTTCATATTCACTTCCGCCTGATGGCGGTGCATAAATTTCTTGTGAGTCATATGGGTCAGGCAATTTAGGTTTACTACTGATTTTAATGTCAAAACGATAATCATTTTTGATTTTATTCTTATAAAATTCTTGAATATTTAGAACTTGATGTTCAAGATAGTAAACAAAATCATCGCAAAAAGCCTTAATATTTTTCATTTCATTGTCAAGAGAAATATTTAGGTTATATTTTCTGCTTAAATATTGATAAATAAAATCTAGTGCAGCAGGTGCGTTTTTTATTAAATTGTGTATGTTTTCTGGCCCATAGTCATTAAACAATTCATCTGGATCACTTTTGGTTGTGTTATTAACAATATAAGTGTCAATTCGATGGTCAAGCAAGAACTTTGCACTTTTAAGCGAAGCTTTTTGACCAGCGTCATCACCATCAAGGAAAATTATTATTTTTCTTCCTTTTAGCAAGCGAAAATGATTGTTGGTTAGTGCAGTACCCATTAAGCCGACAGCATTAAAGATTTTTGCTTTATAAAGGGCTATAACATCAAAGAAGCCTTCTGTAATTATAATTGTTCCATCTTGACTTTTTTCACTAGCTTGATTTCAGTTATATAAAAGAGAATTCTTTTTGAATAATTTTGTTTCATTACTATTGATGTATTTTGGTTTAGTTTCATTGTCAAGAGCACGCGCACTAAAGCCTACTATCTCACCTCGTTCATCTCTTATAGCAAAAGTTATACGGTCTTTAAATGACAATGCTTTATTATGACTATTAATTAAACTTGCTTTTACTAGTAGGTCAGCATTATTTTCTAGTTCATTTGCAAAAATTGACTTAAAACTTTCTTGGTCACCAAAACCAATATCAAAGTTTTGTATTATTTCATTACTTAGGGAACGTTTATTTACAAATGATTTTAGAGTACTTGATTTTCTTTTTATTAGTTCAAGTTTGAAGAGTGAGTTAGATTTGTTATTGATTTCAATTATTCTTAAGTCTTCTTCATTGTAATAACTAACTGTTTTTTGAAAAAAACTTAAATCAACGTTGCTATTACTTTTGTTTGCTAAATATTCAAGTGCTTCTTGAAGACTTCACTTTTTATATTTTCTTAAAAAGGCTAAGACATCTCCCCCGACTTGACAAACAAAACATTTAAAAATTTGCTTCTTTTCATCAACATTCATTGATGGGTTTGTGTCCTGATGAAAAGGACAAATGCAAACATAACTTCGGCCTTTTTTACTTAAGGTAATAAATGAGCCAATTACATCAACAATGTTATTGTTTGCAATAATTGATTTAATTATTTCATGATTATTGTTGCTCATTCATTAACTCCCACTTTTATTAAAACCTGTTTTATAGTTCTTTTAGTAAATTTCTAATTAGAACAGTCTTTTGTTGCATGCTATCACGATCTCTAATAGTGACTGTTTTATTTTCAATTGAGTCAAAATCTATTGTGACGCAGTATGGTGTACCTATTGCATCCTGGCGTCTATATCTTTTACCTATTGAACCACTTTCATCATATGTTACAGAAATCCCTGCTTTCAATAATTTTTCATAAATTTTAGTTGCTTCATTATTAAGTTTTTTAACTAAAGGCAACACTGCAACCTTATATGGAGCAAGATCTTTATGTAAGTGAAGTATTACTCTTGAATCATCACCTTCAAGTTTTTCTTCATCATATGAGTCAATTAATATTGCTAACATTAAGCGATCAAGTCCCATAGAAGGTTCAATTACATAAGGGATATATCTTTCATTACTAATAGGGTCAATGTATTCAAGATTTTCTCCTGTTGCACTCATATGTGCTTTAAGGTCAAAATCAGTACGATTTGCGATTCCTAAAAGTTCTCCTCAACCAAACGGGAAGAAATATTCAATATCACTTGTGCCTGATGAATAGTGACTTAGTTCTTCTTTGTCATGTTCTCTAATACGAATATTTTGAGCCTCTAGACCTAAGTCGAGAGCAAATTTTTGAGCTTTTTTAATGTAGTACTTATAAAGTTTATCTGCTTCATTAGGATGACAAAAGACTTCAAGTTCCATTTGTTCAAATTCACGAGTACGGAAGATAAAATTACCTGGCGTAACTTCATTTCTAAAACTTTTACCCACTTGTCCAATACCCATAGGTAATTTTGAACGCATGCTCCTTTGGACATTTTTGAAGTTAACGAAAATACCTTGTGCTGTTTCTGGCCTTAAGTAAATTTTGCTCTTGGTTTCTTCTGTAACACCTTGTTTTGTTTCAAACATAAGATTAAATTTTCTAATTTCACTTCAGTTAGTTTTTGAACCTTCATATTCTTTTAGATTTTTGTCAAGGAAAGTTTTAATTTCTTCATTTGACATCTTTTCTGGAATAATGTTTTGATCAATTTCTTGAACTAGTTTGTCAGCACGATATCTTTTACCATTAACTTTGTTTTCAATTAAAGGATCATTGAAATTGTTAACATGACCAGAAGTTATTCAAACCTGAGGGTTCATTAAAATTTTTGAATCAAGTAGGTGGTTATTTTTTTCACTTTTGATAAATTCATTTTTTCAAGCAGTTTCAATATTATCTTTTAATAATGAACCTAATGGTCCATAGTCTCAGGTGTTAGCTAAGCCACCATAAATTTCACTACCTTGAAATACAAAACCACTTGCTTTTAAATGATTAATTAAAACAGTCATATTTTTTTCATTGTTTTTCATATATTTATCTCCGCCTTAAATAAGTGCAATAATTACAAAAAATGCAGCAATGTGCATTTTCGTAATTAAATTTTAACCTCCAAAATTAAAGAATATTGGACCACCAGCTAATTGAATAATTGCAAGTATATCTAATGTTAAAAGTCCTGCAAGGATTAGAACTAATAATAAGATTAGAAAGTAAAAGCCTGCTGTATTACGCTTTTTAGCAGGAAGTTTGTCTGCTGTTTCACTTGATTCAAGTGCTACAGGTTCATCACCTCTAAGACCTGTGAAAAAGTTTTCGTCAACTTTTTTATCTTTATTATCAATTATTTGAATTGGTTTTTCCTCAACAACTCTAACTGCAAAGTCACTGGTTTCTGGTTTTTTAGCTTCTTTGTGGTCAATTAGCACAAAGTCGCTTACACCATTTTTTTCTTCCTTAATATCTTGAATGAAAAGTTGTTCATTAGCAACCGGTTCGACTTCTTGAACAAAAAGCTGGTCCTCAAATGTTACTTGTGGTTCTTGCTCAAGGGTTGGTTTTTCTTCAACAATTGTTTCCTGAACTGCTTCAGGTTGTGATTGCTCTTCAACAACAACTTCAGGTTGTGATTGTTCTTCGATAACATCTTCAACCTCACCCATAACCATTTCAACTTCTTTAGGTTCTTCATGGTTTAAACTTGTATCAACTGCATCTCTTTCAGCTGATTGGATTGTTATTGTTTTAGTAGCATCTGATTCATTAATAACTGTTACTGAGAATTTGCTTCTTGTTGCTAAGTAAGGAATTGCATATTCATATTCACTGTATGGTACAAAACCAACGTGATAAAGGTCTACTAACACATATGAGTTAGCTCATGAAATTGATTGTTTTTGTTTTGTTTCTTTGTTTAAGAAATAAGCACGATTTGCTGGAGTATCTTCTAATTCACTATCAATGCTTAGTAATGCTAATAATGACTCAAATGTTGCATCCAATTCAGTGTGCATTCTTTTAACTAATTCAGCATGTGAAAAATTAGGATTTTCTTCAACTTCAAGCAATTGTTTATTAAAGTTGGCATAGTTTTTCTTGATTGCATCATAGTCAGCTTGACTAACTTTTTGTTTTGGAGTAGTTTCGATAATATTTTTAATTTTTTCAGTATATAATGCTACACCACCTACATAGTCATCAAAACCTAAAGTAACATAGTTAACATATGAAACGCCCTCGAGTGGTTTGTAATTACGTTTAAGTAATTCCATTTTACGAGCCATTTCATTGAAGTTCATATCCTTTTTAGCTAATTCTTGTTTGAGAAGTTCTAATTCTTTATCAGCTTCAGCATTATTTTCATGAATTTGTGCTAATAAAATATTAATTTGTTCTTGAAACTGTGATCTAATTGCTTCAACATCGACAATATCTGATTGTTTTTTCTTTTTAGCAATTTCTAATTCTGGTGGAAAGTAGGTTGCTGGATCCGAAATAAGTACAAAGTCTAAATTTTTTAATCTTTCTTTTGCTCCATAATAGTCATGTTGGAATGTTGATGGATTAATATTAATTTGACGGCAGTTTCCTTCATAGGTTCCACCACCATCAAAACCTGCTGTTTTGATGTAGTAGTTTCATTGACCATCTTCATAGTCACAAGTTAATTGACCTTCAAAAATTTTCTTATCATTTTGATATCAAACTGCTGTTTCATATTTAAGCAACATATATCATTCAAGAGCTTCTTCTCTTGTTTTAAATTTAGCTAAGCCGATTTTAATTTTAGGATGTTTAAGTAATCAAGGGTATGTTAAATCTTTTTTTGCTTCATAAGTACAGTTAAGTCTTTTCATATTGATTCCTCACTAATTTTTAATTAGCCAACTTATATTTTTAATTTAATTTTGGCTTAATATTCATATTTAATATTATTATAAAATAATATTTAAATTTAATATGTAATTAGTATTAAAAATTGGCTAAATTTTTAAAAATTTTAATTTTTGTTAAAAAATCAAATTTTAGGCAATTAGATTTAAATTTTTTCCATATTTTTTCCATTTATTAATAAAGTTTTAATTAGTGTTACTATATAAATTTTAAATAATTACCTATTTTCACCAATTTCAGTTACAAAACCTACAAAATAGTAAAAAACAAAGTGAAATAATCAAAAATTTCCTTGTTTTTTATTTAGTTTTGATATAATATATAGTAACATTACTATATAAAAAGGAAATTAAAGATGGCAATACCAAAAGAAATATTATCGATTGAGAGACCAAAAGGAACGATTGTAAGAAACAGTTTTGGAATTTATTCAGTTGTTAAGAGAAGTTCAAAATATGTTAACGGAAAAGTTTATTCCTACAATATTGCGGTTATTGGAAGAATAGAGAACGGCAAATATATAGCATTAAAAGAACCAAAATACATGAAAAACAATAAGAAGCGTAGTAACAACAATAAAGGACTATGGAAATGTTGCAATTTTTCAAAAACATGGCAAAAACATATACGAACAATTACAAAAACATTTTGATGAATTGACAACTAAGAAAATTTATTTAATATCATTAATTCGATGTGCTTATCCAAAGGCCACAAACAGAGATTTAAAATTTTATTATGAAACTTCTTTCCTATCGGAATTATTTAAAAATGTTGGTTTAAGTGAATCCATGATGCCTGATTTTTTTGAAAGAGTCGGAAGAGATTATGCAAAAATTGAGAATTTCATGGTTGATAGAATTAACCAGTTTAAAAAATCTATTCAAATTATTGATGGTACATTAAAATCATACAATTCTGATGATTCTGTTTTTTCTAAATGAACAAGAAAAGGAAAAATAAAAGGTAGTAAAGATTTTACACTTTTGTATACATACGATTTAAAAACAAAAGAACCAATCTATGGTAGACCATATGCTGGAAATATGTTGGATTGCACTATATTTGAAGACTATTTGGAAAATATAGCTAAAAATGATGAGTTAATAGTTGGGGATAAAGGTTATTGGAATTCTAAGATAATTAAGAAGATTGAAGAACACAAAAAAATGAGATATTTATTTCCAATTAAACGTTCTTCAAAACTAATTTCAGCAAATAATTTAATGGATAATTTGATTCCATTAATGATAAAAGATAGAAATTTACTTGGAAAAATTACTAATATAGGAAATAAATACTATTACACAATTAAAGATTTAGATATAGAAGCGAATGAAAGAAAAGTGCTTTTTAAAATGTCACAAAAGAAGAATAATTTTGAATTTCAAAAATTTAATGATGAAACTATAAATCTAGGTACAATAATCTTTGAATCTAACAGCAAACTATCACTTGAAGATGTCTACACAATATATTCTCAAAGATGAGAAATAGAAGAAATGTTTAGATTTTATAAGAACATTTTAGAATTACCAAAAACAGGAGTTCATTCTGAATATAGCTTATATACAACAGAGTTTATTAATTACATTTCATTGATAATTTCAATGAGAGTTAAGAACGAATTAACAAGGCTGAACCTAGCTGAAAAATATTCATATAATCAAATTATCAACTATCTAAAATCATTTAAAAAACAATCGTCCAATGGTGTTGATTGAAGAAATACTAAATTATTAAATTACATTGAAAAACTTGCTGAAATTTTAGCCATATAGTAACATCTGTTAAAACTTTTTTAATTTATTCTAGTCTATAAACTAAAAGTTTAAGTATAATAAAGTAACAATGAATCACAAGGGCGATATACTTTTTGGAAAGATAACTAAACTAAGCAATGATGGGCTTAGTGTTTTATGCAATAATGATCTCTACTTTATTCCGCGTTCGCTAATGTGTGATTGAAGTCGTCTAAATGACAAATTTAGTTTTAGAGTCGGCGATCGAGTCAATTTTATTGTTGAAAAAATTGACTACAAAAACAATATTAAAATTGGTAATTTCAAAGCTAATCATGCTGCTTTTTTGCGTAGTCCTTTTAAAGAAAATTTAGCAAATACTAAGCACGGTTTTAAAACTCTTAAAGCTCAAATTGATCATGATATAGAAGTCTATAATATTAAGGAAAATGATGGCAACAATTAATCTTAATGCTTATAATTATTCACCTGATTTTAAAAACGAGAGTTTAGTTAATCGAGGCAAAAATTTAATTAGGGATATTAAACTAAAAAATATTGAAGGTT is a genomic window containing:
- the dnaG gene encoding DNA primase, whose protein sequence is MSNNNHEIIKSIIANNNIVDVIGSFITLSKKGRSYVCICPFHQDTNPSMNVDEKKQIFKCFVCQVGGDVLAFLRKYKKWSLQEALEYLANKSNSNVDLSFFQKTVSYYNEEDLRIIEINNKSNSLFKLELIKRKSSTLKSFVNKRSLSNEIIQNFDIGFGDQESFKSIFANELENNADLLVKASLINSHNKALSFKDRITFAIRDERGEIVGFSARALDNETKPKYINSNETKLFKKNSLLYNWNQASEKSQDGTIIITEGFFDVIALYKAKIFNAVGLMGTALTNNHFRLLKGRKIIIFLDGDDAGQKASLKSAKFLLDHRIDTYIVNNTTKSDPDELFNDYGPENIHNLIKNAPAALDFIYQYLSRKYNLNISLDNEMKNIKAFCDDFVYYLEHQVLNIQEFYKNKIKNDYRFDIKISSKPKLPDPYDSQEIYAPPSGGSEYEDYDFSQQDVPPLLENELEYQNHVNRNNDIANYKNNTKRIPPDPDGKLINRLFYVLLNYPELNKLFRKFERNKNDDFFFAYFNDEELKHEIYKLLKEQNKLNDDILKKYIIELEKKEINVDLSGFNKNYKTKEEIETNFENVYRLAINESDKAYIEYTANEERLKIIAQDNNDEKNKSSKFYEDFSKKMRQIGKRKSSDYDVKNAYIDKGE
- a CDS encoding glycine--tRNA ligase, whose product is MKNNEKNMTVLINHLKASGFVFQGSEIYGGLANTWDYGPLGSLLKDNIETAWKNEFIKSEKNNHLLDSKILMNPQVWITSGHVNNFNDPLIENKVNGKRYRADKLVQEIDQNIIPEKMSNEEIKTFLDKNLKEYEGSKTNWSEIRKFNLMFETKQGVTEETKSKIYLRPETAQGIFVNFKNVQRSMRSKLPMGIGQVGKSFRNEVTPGNFIFRTREFEQMELEVFCHPNEADKLYKYYIKKAQKFALDLGLEAQNIRIREHDKEELSHYSSGTSDIEYFFPFGWGELLGIANRTDFDLKAHMSATGENLEYIDPISNERYIPYVIEPSMGLDRLMLAILIDSYDEEKLEGDDSRVILHLHKDLAPYKVAVLPLVKKLNNEATKIYEKLLKAGISVTYDESGSIGKRYRRQDAIGTPYCVTIDFDSIENKTVTIRDRDSMQQKTVLIRNLLKEL
- a CDS encoding MAG3090 family protein; the protein is MKRLNCTYEAKKDLTYPWLLKHPKIKIGLAKFKTREEALEWYMLLKYETAVWYQNDKKIFEGQLTCDYEDGQWNYYIKTAGFDGGGTYEGNCRQININPSTFQHDYYGAKERLKNLDFVLISDPATYFPPELEIAKKKKQSDIVDVEAIRSQFQEQINILLAQIHENNAEADKELELLKQELAKKDMNFNEMARKMELLKRNYKPLEGVSYVNYVTLGFDDYVGGVALYTEKIKNIIETTPKQKVSQADYDAIKKNYANFNKQLLEVEENPNFSHAELVKRMHTELDATFESLLALLSIDSELEDTPANRAYFLNKETKQKQSISWANSYVLVDLYHVGFVPYSEYEYAIPYLATRSKFSVTVINESDATKTITIQSAERDAVDTSLNHEEPKEVEMVMGEVEDVIEEQSQPEVVVEEQSQPEAVQETIVEEKPTLEQEPQVTFEDQLFVQEVEPVANEQLFIQDIKEEKNGVSDFVLIDHKEAKKPETSDFAVRVVEEKPIQIIDNKDKKVDENFFTGLRGDEPVALESSETADKLPAKKRNTAGFYFLILLLVLILAGLLTLDILAIIQLAGGPIFFNFGG
- a CDS encoding transposase, which translates into the protein MTTKKIYLISLIRCAYPKATNRDLKFYYETSFLSELFKNVGLSESMMPDFFERVGRDYAKIENFMVDRINQFKKSIQIIDGTLKSYNSDDSVFSKWTRKGKIKGSKDFTLLYTYDLKTKEPIYGRPYAGNMLDCTIFEDYLENIAKNDELIVGDKGYWNSKIIKKIEEHKKMRYLFPIKRSSKLISANNLMDNLIPLMIKDRNLLGKITNIGNKYYYTIKDLDIEANERKVLFKMSQKKNNFEFQKFNDETINLGTIIFESNSKLSLEDVYTIYSQRWEIEEMFRFYKNILELPKTGVHSEYSLYTTEFINYISLIISMRVKNELTRLNLAEKYSYNQIINYLKSFKKQSSNGVDWRNTKLLNYIEKLAEILAI
- a CDS encoding S1 RNA-binding domain-containing protein, producing the protein MNHKGDILFGKITKLSNDGLSVLCNNDLYFIPRSLMCDWSRLNDKFSFRVGDRVNFIVEKIDYKNNIKIGNFKANHAAFLRSPFKENLANTKHGFKTLKAQIDHDIEVYNIKENDGNN